A single genomic interval of Candidatus Bathyarchaeota archaeon harbors:
- a CDS encoding class I SAM-dependent methyltransferase, with product MACNFQEKAKQSFDFYQKDGLVKHQFKSECSHPFHRQRYAVLVQILGRFGEGTMLDIGCAEGWFTKWAVSKMDTVVGVDISVPRIRKANCEAKGNSAHFVVATFDKLPFKEGVFETVIWSEGPEHSVAPKIALNEVSFVTKNSGIAIFTTMGLWPPLYYQELRKLFGAWSTEVSEWEKWGHYSIFTKKSFIDLLSSHFEVITSKFIRPPIVLPLISLQVVFDQLTYKLTGRFFGSGWPGFGCVFVVGRKPA from the coding sequence ATGGCATGCAACTTTCAAGAAAAAGCCAAACAAAGCTTTGACTTCTACCAAAAGGATGGCTTAGTTAAACATCAATTTAAGTCAGAATGCAGTCACCCCTTTCACAGACAAAGATACGCTGTTTTAGTGCAGATTTTGGGGCGCTTTGGAGAAGGCACCATGCTTGACATAGGTTGCGCGGAAGGTTGGTTTACAAAGTGGGCAGTCTCCAAAATGGATACTGTAGTAGGCGTTGATATTTCTGTTCCGAGAATAAGAAAAGCAAACTGCGAAGCAAAAGGCAATAGCGCCCACTTTGTGGTTGCCACCTTCGATAAACTTCCCTTTAAAGAAGGGGTATTTGAGACCGTCATCTGGAGTGAGGGTCCAGAGCATTCCGTTGCCCCCAAAATTGCGTTGAATGAAGTTAGTTTTGTGACAAAAAATTCTGGAATAGCAATATTCACAACGATGGGGTTGTGGCCTCCACTATACTATCAAGAGTTAAGAAAACTTTTTGGCGCTTGGAGTACTGAAGTAAGTGAATGGGAAAAATGGGGACATTACTCTATTTTTACAAAAAAATCTTTCATAGATTTGCTTTCCTCCCACTTTGAAGTAATAACAAGCAAGTTTATTCGGCCTCCCATTGTGTTGCCACTGATTAGTTTACAAGTTGTTTTCGACCAGTTAACTTACAAACTGACGGGCAGATTTTTTGGGTCAGGATGGCCAGGCTTTGGCTGCGTATTTGTTGTTGGCAGAAAACCTGCATAA
- a CDS encoding polysaccharide pyruvyl transferase family protein yields MKPLPQSQRFNILITNFWTERNKGDAALQISLIRMLREQFGDAKITVCSAFGANQINLARKETCFSFDESIDDFVGGLQPTYHETETASHRNNLLNNIKLKIRALFTLSLTLFFLANLAIGVPSRLLSHMLPPSFRKTLQAYSDAHLIVMRPKNIREPSYLTGPLYLYYVYYPALVGLLMHKPVVFVGGSVWPLKNPLSVALTRFVFERLFLITVREHLSYVNLTRGLRIKNTHVYEFPDLSFYMLNDFNKRLKTIRMSEKPLIGLTIVDWIDRGETARQAYLKSLQALILYVARKYEAQFVVLPQVTFAPQETTAILKKLTAGECANYIQVIRSELSVEALLKLYSRLDFLVATRLHSAVFASSVGVPILAITYEGGPKARGILGALGLKDSIVDYAVEPSVLISRFEELWSKRTQVTATAQENFPKLYQNVTNHVLVMKQRLAETGIY; encoded by the coding sequence TTGAAGCCACTACCGCAAAGCCAGAGATTCAACATTCTTATCACCAATTTTTGGACTGAAAGAAACAAAGGAGACGCGGCTTTGCAGATATCCCTTATTCGAATGCTCAGGGAACAATTTGGCGACGCCAAGATAACGGTCTGTTCCGCTTTTGGAGCCAATCAAATTAACCTCGCTAGAAAAGAAACATGTTTTTCATTCGATGAATCCATCGATGACTTTGTGGGCGGTCTGCAACCGACCTATCACGAAACTGAAACTGCCTCTCATCGTAACAATCTCTTAAACAACATAAAATTAAAAATCCGCGCTCTATTTACCTTGTCATTAACCTTATTTTTTTTAGCCAACTTAGCCATAGGGGTTCCCAGTCGTTTACTTTCACATATGCTTCCTCCGTCGTTCAGAAAAACCCTTCAAGCCTATTCCGACGCCCATCTCATTGTAATGAGGCCGAAGAATATCCGTGAACCCAGCTACCTAACTGGTCCGCTATACCTTTACTACGTTTATTACCCTGCCTTGGTCGGGTTATTAATGCATAAACCCGTTGTTTTCGTCGGGGGTTCAGTTTGGCCTCTTAAAAATCCGCTGTCTGTTGCACTTACGCGATTCGTGTTCGAGCGACTTTTCTTAATAACCGTGCGCGAACACCTTTCTTATGTGAACCTAACTCGGGGTCTGAGAATTAAGAACACTCATGTTTACGAGTTTCCTGATTTGTCCTTCTATATGCTAAACGACTTTAACAAAAGACTAAAAACAATCCGCATGAGCGAGAAACCCTTGATCGGTCTAACAATCGTTGATTGGATAGACCGGGGCGAAACCGCTCGGCAAGCATACCTAAAATCTCTCCAAGCACTCATACTCTATGTTGCCCGAAAATATGAAGCCCAATTCGTGGTTCTCCCCCAAGTTACCTTCGCGCCCCAAGAAACCACTGCAATCCTCAAAAAATTAACTGCCGGTGAATGCGCCAACTACATTCAAGTCATACGCTCAGAGCTATCGGTTGAAGCTTTGCTAAAGCTATATTCGCGCCTAGATTTTTTGGTTGCAACTCGGCTTCACTCAGCGGTTTTTGCGTCTTCTGTTGGTGTGCCAATTTTAGCGATAACATATGAAGGCGGTCCAAAAGCAAGAGGTATCCTTGGCGCACTAGGGCTTAAGGACTCTATTGTGGATTATGCTGTTGAACCGTCTGTGTTAATCAGCCGATTTGAGGAACTTTGGAGCAAACGGACGCAAGTTACCGCGACTGCTCAAGAGAATTTTCCTAAGCTGTACCAAAACGTAACTAACCATGTCCTTGTAATGAAGCAGCGACTAGCAGAAACTGGAATCTATTAA
- a CDS encoding Gfo/Idh/MocA family oxidoreductase has product MSLKVCLVGCGVSGLLQHIPAWKRVKNASLIAICDSDKDRLNRASAMYQINNCYTDMETMIDELKPAIVDISTPPATHAKLAESVLEAKCNLVVQKPMALTDDDCDKMIDHAAKNNVKLAVTHNLKFLPTYIEAKKIIKSGQIGSIIKTSVSVYIGKEDPYVTNKDHWCHKLRGGVVAELIPHPLYLIRYFIGATKLQSVSVRKSTEYPFLSVGDLRATLDGETALGEIHLSMGSERSAWLVTDIFGAKADLRLINDNVLITMGHNYGPVSSLSTFTKASFGGIKTSIRNSLKYNFGHFYHSLEGVPTHLSYGHYLANQNFVNHILNGEPLENTPQDGASAVRLSNQIINHITP; this is encoded by the coding sequence ATGAGTTTAAAAGTTTGTTTAGTAGGCTGTGGAGTCTCTGGACTTCTACAGCATATACCCGCTTGGAAACGAGTCAAGAATGCGTCTTTGATAGCAATATGCGACAGCGACAAAGACAGATTGAACCGAGCCTCCGCCATGTATCAAATCAATAATTGCTACACCGACATGGAAACCATGATTGATGAACTGAAACCCGCCATCGTAGACATCAGTACCCCGCCAGCAACTCATGCTAAACTCGCGGAATCAGTACTTGAAGCAAAATGCAACCTTGTAGTTCAGAAACCAATGGCCCTAACCGACGATGACTGCGACAAAATGATAGACCACGCAGCAAAAAATAATGTAAAGCTAGCCGTTACACACAACTTAAAGTTCCTTCCTACATATATTGAAGCAAAAAAAATTATAAAAAGCGGCCAAATCGGGTCTATCATAAAAACTTCAGTCAGCGTCTACATCGGTAAAGAAGACCCATACGTAACCAACAAAGACCACTGGTGCCACAAACTCAGAGGCGGCGTAGTAGCTGAACTTATACCGCATCCACTTTACTTAATTCGATATTTCATAGGCGCAACTAAACTTCAAAGCGTAAGCGTCAGAAAATCCACCGAGTACCCTTTCTTGTCGGTTGGCGATCTCAGAGCAACGTTGGATGGAGAAACTGCATTAGGCGAAATACATTTGAGTATGGGTTCTGAACGAAGCGCTTGGTTAGTCACCGATATTTTCGGAGCAAAAGCCGATTTGCGCTTGATAAACGATAACGTTCTCATTACGATGGGGCATAACTATGGTCCAGTATCTAGCCTGTCAACCTTTACCAAAGCCTCTTTTGGCGGAATAAAAACCTCTATACGAAATTCTCTGAAGTACAACTTCGGGCATTTCTATCACAGCTTAGAAGGGGTGCCTACACACCTCAGTTATGGACACTACTTAGCGAACCAAAATTTCGTAAACCACATTTTAAACGGTGAACCCCTTGAGAATACTCCACAAGATGGCGCAAGTGCAGTTAGGCTTTCAAACCAAATAATCAATCACATCACACCGTAA
- a CDS encoding glycosyltransferase family 4 protein, translating to MSSILVILEKKPFGGAEKATHLIMKLLSNQGFNLTVIAGDSVVEKIGQITWVYNPLLDAPSKFHLWTNLLTRDLSEIVTLIKQNDVVYIPRLAYPLIPLAKRYGKKVVVHLHDYQPLSCCAAVFPNSETVDTGLLNDMKISLQYEFKSTHSLQRASMFSLCAPFNQLCKKWLEYADEIICVSERQRQIVKAALPQLANKLTTIYNPLPEQALFKKELSPNKPSILFMGGDSYAKGFDTFLSASQRILKRGVKVEFNLTRNVNQKNRLMLERLSQRFDGGYNIFGYLDHSYLLKLQSASHATLFPSIWEEPLPYAVAESMLSGTLPIASKVGGVPEIVEGTVAEKLLFNPLDIEECVERIETVLGMSNDDIIDTGYGLREATLARFSVDHISIKLLKAFKTTINCLD from the coding sequence TTGAGTTCTATACTGGTTATTCTGGAAAAGAAGCCTTTCGGCGGCGCAGAAAAAGCCACCCATCTAATAATGAAATTGCTATCCAATCAGGGCTTCAATTTAACAGTAATCGCCGGGGACTCAGTGGTTGAAAAGATTGGCCAAATAACATGGGTTTACAATCCGCTTCTGGATGCGCCTTCCAAATTTCATTTATGGACTAATCTGTTAACCCGTGATTTGAGTGAAATTGTTACACTGATAAAACAGAACGATGTGGTCTATATCCCACGGCTGGCTTACCCTTTGATTCCCTTGGCTAAGCGGTACGGAAAAAAAGTGGTCGTTCACTTGCATGATTATCAACCCCTATCTTGCTGTGCCGCAGTTTTTCCGAACTCCGAAACTGTTGATACTGGTTTGCTTAACGATATGAAGATCAGCTTGCAATACGAGTTTAAATCAACTCATAGCTTGCAGAGGGCATCCATGTTTTCGCTTTGCGCGCCGTTTAATCAACTTTGCAAAAAGTGGCTGGAGTACGCGGATGAAATCATTTGTGTTTCAGAAAGGCAGCGGCAAATAGTTAAGGCTGCTTTGCCCCAACTCGCAAACAAACTAACCACGATATACAATCCTTTACCTGAGCAAGCTTTATTCAAGAAAGAACTTTCCCCAAACAAGCCGTCGATACTTTTCATGGGGGGCGACAGTTACGCAAAAGGTTTCGACACTTTCCTGAGCGCGTCACAGAGAATTCTAAAACGTGGCGTCAAAGTGGAATTCAACCTTACAAGAAATGTTAACCAGAAAAACCGGTTGATGCTTGAGCGGTTATCTCAGCGTTTTGATGGCGGATACAACATTTTCGGATACTTAGATCATTCTTATCTTCTCAAGCTTCAATCAGCATCCCATGCTACTTTGTTTCCATCTATTTGGGAGGAACCTTTGCCCTATGCGGTGGCTGAATCCATGCTTTCAGGCACACTGCCCATTGCTTCCAAAGTTGGCGGTGTCCCAGAAATAGTGGAAGGTACTGTGGCAGAGAAACTCCTATTCAATCCTTTAGACATCGAGGAATGTGTTGAGCGTATAGAAACAGTGCTTGGAATGTCTAATGATGATATAATCGACACCGGTTACGGGCTAAGAGAGGCAACCCTTGCACGATTTAGTGTTGATCATATTTCAATCAAACTACTCAAAGCGTTCAAAACAACAATCAACTGTTTAGATTGA
- a CDS encoding AAA family ATPase yields the protein MITVNTQKPDDVLLLFFGPDGSGKTTLAKASAERLREKGFKVKVSWMRGTHTFASFIAAFLSKFAVFEGTANPYYNISIPPKLKRVWQTIEFVSALPIVLFRYTIPSVFGFYVVGERCPIDFIVWVAFTTEDESYINGFASRVLQSLTLKKSKAVYITADLNTLLTRRKDITPSKLSIQQHLYRKISASVNAYTLNTTEGNPRLSLEKLTVMIQL from the coding sequence TTGATTACAGTAAACACTCAAAAACCTGATGACGTTTTGTTGCTATTTTTTGGTCCAGATGGTTCAGGAAAAACAACCCTTGCAAAAGCCTCCGCTGAGCGTTTAAGGGAAAAAGGGTTTAAAGTCAAGGTTTCATGGATGAGAGGTACTCACACGTTCGCATCCTTCATAGCCGCTTTTCTCTCTAAATTCGCCGTCTTTGAAGGGACTGCTAACCCCTACTACAACATCAGCATCCCCCCCAAGTTGAAGAGGGTTTGGCAAACCATTGAATTCGTTTCAGCGCTTCCAATCGTGCTGTTTCGTTATACTATACCCAGCGTTTTTGGCTTCTACGTTGTTGGAGAACGCTGCCCCATAGACTTCATCGTTTGGGTAGCATTCACAACTGAGGACGAATCCTACATTAACGGTTTTGCATCAAGGGTATTGCAAAGTCTGACCCTAAAAAAAAGCAAAGCCGTCTACATAACCGCCGACCTAAACACCCTTCTAACTCGACGAAAAGACATCACACCCAGCAAACTGAGCATACAGCAGCATCTCTACAGAAAAATTTCTGCCTCAGTCAATGCCTACACACTTAACACAACCGAAGGAAACCCCCGGTTGTCGTTGGAAAAACTGACGGTTATGATCCAACTATGA